Proteins from one Deinococcus radiopugnans ATCC 19172 genomic window:
- the lepB gene encoding signal peptidase I, whose translation MNMRLRSLWREWASPIVFALLLTQFGATAVGVDGASMMPALRHGEHLLLPTAEGWAHRLGMGGYQRGDIVVFKPPRGAEYEWRSDYRGVPLPWRYRPYLVKRVVGVPGDTIRIRAGQVSVNGQPLPEKETQAYWNTFCADTTSAPANSVAASPSRMNLPSVTVPPHSYFVMGDNRSPGGSLDSRAFGPVDVRDISARAVVSVWPLVRKASAIPPCDGGPQPEERVTFSGHEEWNPRLLLP comes from the coding sequence ATGAACATGCGGCTGCGGAGCCTGTGGCGTGAATGGGCCTCGCCCATCGTCTTTGCGCTGCTCCTGACCCAGTTCGGTGCGACGGCGGTGGGGGTGGACGGGGCCAGCATGATGCCCGCCCTGCGCCACGGCGAACACCTGTTGCTGCCCACCGCCGAGGGCTGGGCGCATCGGCTGGGGATGGGTGGGTATCAGCGGGGCGACATCGTGGTTTTCAAGCCGCCGCGAGGGGCGGAATATGAATGGCGCAGCGATTACCGGGGTGTGCCGTTGCCGTGGCGCTACCGCCCTTATCTGGTCAAGCGTGTCGTGGGGGTGCCGGGCGACACCATCCGCATTCGCGCTGGGCAGGTCAGCGTGAACGGCCAGCCGCTGCCAGAGAAAGAAACGCAAGCTTACTGGAATACGTTTTGCGCCGATACCACCAGCGCCCCTGCCAACAGCGTCGCGGCCTCGCCCTCGCGAATGAATTTACCCAGTGTCACAGTGCCGCCCCACTCCTACTTCGTGATGGGCGACAACCGCAGTCCCGGTGGCAGTCTGGACAGCCGCGCGTTTGGGCCGGTGGACGTGCGGGACATCTCGGCCCGGGCCGTGGTCAGTGTGTGGCCGCTGGTCCGCAAGGCGTCGGCCATTCCGCCCTGTGACGGCGGCCCACAGCCCGAAGAGCGCGTGACGTTCAGCGGCCATGAGGAGTGGAATCCGCGCCTGCTGCTGCCCTGA
- a CDS encoding iron ABC transporter substrate-binding protein — protein MRNATLTTIALLLTGTTLAQSGQSLTLYSGRGKTFVEPIVQQFEKQTGIKVNVRYGNDAQLVAALREEGSRSPADVFWGNSLGALGELASEGKFVKLGTSLTRNVSPDYLPADRSWLPTTVRFRTLAYNTEKIKPETLPASVLDLPKMTSLKGRIGWTVSYPSFQDFLAGMIAQHGEATTKQWLEGMKALQPKDYKTSNVGMLEAMRSGEIDVGLTNHYYIQRVNRLNYPIDTYFFKNGDIGNLGNATGAAILKTGKNTAAASRFLSYLVSKDAQTFFLSVNFEYPVIGNILQPTTMRPFSDVSKRGPKIEPSALPKNIEKAQKLLRDAGLL, from the coding sequence ATGCGAAACGCAACCCTCACCACCATCGCCCTGCTGCTGACCGGCACCACCCTGGCCCAGTCGGGTCAGTCCCTCACCTTGTACTCCGGGCGCGGCAAGACCTTCGTGGAACCCATCGTGCAGCAGTTCGAGAAGCAGACCGGCATCAAGGTCAACGTGCGCTACGGCAACGACGCGCAGCTGGTGGCCGCCCTGCGCGAGGAGGGCAGCCGCAGCCCCGCCGACGTGTTCTGGGGCAACTCGCTGGGCGCGCTGGGCGAACTGGCGTCCGAGGGCAAGTTCGTCAAGCTGGGCACCTCGCTGACCCGCAATGTGTCGCCCGACTACCTGCCTGCCGACCGCAGCTGGCTGCCCACCACCGTGCGCTTCCGCACCCTGGCCTACAACACCGAGAAGATCAAGCCTGAGACGCTGCCCGCCAGCGTGCTGGACCTGCCCAAGATGACCTCCCTGAAGGGCCGCATCGGCTGGACAGTGTCGTACCCCAGCTTCCAGGACTTCCTGGCGGGCATGATCGCCCAGCACGGCGAGGCCACCACCAAACAGTGGCTGGAGGGCATGAAGGCGCTGCAGCCCAAGGACTACAAGACCAGCAACGTGGGCATGCTGGAAGCCATGCGCTCCGGCGAGATCGACGTGGGCCTGACCAACCACTACTACATCCAGCGCGTCAACCGCCTGAACTATCCCATCGACACGTACTTTTTCAAAAACGGCGACATCGGCAACCTGGGCAACGCCACCGGCGCGGCCATCCTGAAGACGGGCAAGAACACGGCGGCCGCCTCGCGCTTCCTGAGCTATCTGGTGAGCAAGGACGCGCAGACCTTCTTCCTGAGCGTGAACTTCGAGTACCCGGTGATCGGCAACATCCTGCAGCCCACTACCATGCGCCCCTTCAGCGACGTGAGCAAGCGCGGCCCCAAGATCGAGCCGTCCGCCCTGCCCAAGAACATCGAGAAGGCCCAGAAACTGCTGCGCGACGCCGGCCTGCTGTAA